Proteins from one Streptomyces sp. NBC_00390 genomic window:
- a CDS encoding polyamine ABC transporter substrate-binding protein encodes MSRRSLLRALGGGAAGLALAGCGVPAAFVAPGDRARRDLSARERRVDFANWPLYIDTDDEDTSKRPTLDAFTERTGIAVRYTEEINDNDEFFGKISPALMNGQETDRDLIVISDWMAARFVRLGWVQEMDRASQPNVSKYLDPQLRSPAFDNGRRHSVPWQCGITGIAYNRARLGREVRSTADLWAGDLRGKVTLLSGLDEAFALLMQGNGVDVTRWRADDFHLVCDQVEKRVRQGHVRRFTGNDYIKDLSTGDVLACQAYSGDVIQLQADNPDIEFVVPEEGAELWAESLMIPNLARHKRNAEALIEHYYDPEVAAELASWVNYVCPVPAAREVLASAKDEETAALAEDPLIFPDDAMRARLAIARDITSTERQELAGRWNALVGL; translated from the coding sequence ATGTCACGTCGGTCCCTGCTGCGCGCCCTCGGTGGCGGTGCGGCCGGACTCGCACTCGCCGGCTGCGGGGTTCCTGCGGCCTTCGTCGCGCCCGGTGACCGCGCGCGCCGCGACCTCTCGGCCCGCGAGCGGCGCGTCGACTTCGCCAACTGGCCGCTGTACATCGACACGGACGACGAGGACACCTCGAAGCGGCCCACCCTCGACGCCTTCACCGAACGCACCGGGATCGCCGTCCGGTACACGGAGGAGATCAACGACAACGACGAGTTCTTCGGCAAGATCAGCCCCGCCCTCATGAACGGTCAGGAGACGGACCGGGACCTGATCGTCATCAGCGACTGGATGGCGGCCCGGTTCGTACGGCTGGGCTGGGTGCAGGAGATGGACCGGGCGAGCCAGCCCAACGTCTCCAAGTACCTCGACCCGCAGCTGCGTTCACCCGCCTTCGACAACGGCCGGCGCCACAGCGTGCCCTGGCAGTGCGGGATCACCGGCATCGCGTACAACCGCGCACGGCTCGGCCGGGAGGTCCGCAGCACCGCCGACCTGTGGGCGGGCGACCTGCGCGGCAAGGTCACGCTGCTGTCCGGGCTCGACGAGGCCTTCGCTCTGCTGATGCAGGGAAACGGCGTCGACGTCACCCGCTGGCGCGCCGACGACTTCCACCTCGTGTGCGATCAGGTGGAAAAGCGTGTACGGCAAGGACATGTCCGGCGGTTCACCGGCAACGACTACATCAAGGACCTCTCCACCGGCGATGTGCTCGCCTGCCAGGCGTACTCGGGCGATGTCATCCAGCTCCAGGCCGACAACCCGGACATCGAGTTCGTGGTCCCCGAGGAGGGGGCGGAGCTGTGGGCCGAGAGTCTGATGATCCCCAACCTCGCCCGGCACAAGCGCAACGCCGAGGCGCTGATCGAGCACTACTACGACCCCGAGGTGGCTGCCGAGCTGGCGAGCTGGGTCAACTACGTCTGCCCCGTGCCGGCCGCCCGTGAGGTGCTGGCCTCCGCCAAGGACGAGGAGACGGCGGCGCTGGCGGAGGACCCGCTGATCTTTCCCGACGACGCGATGCGGGCCCGGCTCGCCATTGCGCGTGACATCACGTCAACAGAGCGGCAGGAGCTCGCCGGACGCTGGAACGCCCTCGTGGGTCTGTGA
- a CDS encoding gamma-aminobutyraldehyde dehydrogenase, with protein sequence MTTELRRLRNYINGEFRDAADGRTIDVVNPATGEVYATSPLSGQADVDAAMDAAAAAFPAWRDTTPAERQKVLLKIADAFEERAEDLVAAESENTGKPLELTRTEEIPPMVDQIRFFAGAARMLEGRSAGEYMEGMTSIVRREPVGVCAQVAPWNYPMMMAVWKFAPALAAGNTVVIKPSDTTPASTVLIAEIIGAIAPKGVFNVICGDRDTGRLMVEHETPAMASITGSVRAGIQVAASAAKDVKRVHLELGGKAPVVVFEDTDIPKAVEDISVAGFFNAGQDCTAATRVLVHESIHDEFVQALAKAAADTKTGAPDDEDVLFGPLNNANQLAQVSGFIDRLPAHAKVESGGHRVGDKGYFYAPTVVSGLKQDDEIIQNEVFGPVITVQSFADEAQALEWANGVEFALASSVWTKDHARAMRMSKALDFGCVWINTHIPLVAEMPHGGFKKSGYGKDLSAYGFDDYTRIKHVMTSLDG encoded by the coding sequence GTGACCACCGAGCTGCGTCGTCTGCGCAACTACATCAACGGGGAGTTCCGGGACGCCGCCGACGGCCGGACCATCGACGTGGTCAACCCGGCCACGGGCGAGGTCTACGCCACGTCGCCGCTGTCCGGCCAGGCCGATGTCGACGCCGCCATGGACGCTGCCGCGGCCGCTTTCCCCGCCTGGCGCGACACCACCCCGGCCGAGCGTCAGAAGGTTCTGCTGAAGATCGCGGACGCCTTCGAGGAGCGGGCCGAGGATCTTGTCGCGGCCGAGTCGGAGAACACGGGCAAGCCGCTCGAGCTCACGCGCACCGAAGAGATTCCGCCGATGGTGGACCAGATCCGCTTCTTCGCGGGCGCGGCGCGCATGCTCGAAGGCCGCTCCGCCGGCGAGTACATGGAGGGCATGACCTCGATCGTCCGGCGTGAGCCGGTGGGCGTCTGTGCCCAGGTCGCGCCGTGGAACTACCCGATGATGATGGCGGTGTGGAAGTTCGCGCCGGCCCTGGCGGCGGGCAACACCGTCGTCATCAAGCCGTCCGACACCACGCCCGCGTCGACGGTGCTGATCGCCGAGATCATCGGCGCGATCGCCCCCAAGGGCGTCTTCAACGTCATCTGCGGCGACCGTGACACCGGCCGCCTGATGGTCGAGCACGAGACCCCGGCGATGGCGTCCATCACCGGTTCCGTACGCGCCGGCATTCAGGTCGCCGCCTCCGCGGCCAAGGACGTCAAGCGTGTCCACCTCGAGCTCGGCGGCAAGGCGCCCGTCGTGGTCTTCGAGGACACCGACATCCCCAAGGCGGTCGAGGACATCTCGGTCGCGGGCTTCTTCAACGCCGGACAGGACTGCACCGCCGCGACCCGTGTGCTCGTGCACGAATCCATCCATGACGAGTTCGTGCAGGCGCTCGCCAAGGCGGCCGCCGACACCAAGACAGGTGCGCCGGACGACGAGGACGTGCTGTTCGGCCCGCTCAACAACGCCAACCAGCTGGCGCAGGTCTCCGGCTTCATCGACCGTCTGCCGGCGCACGCCAAGGTCGAGTCGGGCGGCCACCGGGTCGGCGACAAGGGCTACTTCTACGCCCCGACCGTCGTCTCCGGCCTGAAGCAGGACGACGAGATCATCCAGAACGAGGTCTTCGGGCCGGTCATCACGGTCCAGTCCTTCGCCGACGAGGCGCAGGCGCTGGAGTGGGCGAACGGTGTGGAGTTCGCGCTGGCGTCGTCGGTGTGGACGAAGGACCACGCGCGGGCGATGCGGATGTCGAAGGCGCTGGACTTCGGCTGCGTGTGGATCAACACCCACATTCCGCTGGTGGCGGAGATGCCGCACGGCGGCTTCAAGAAGTCCGGGTACGGCAAGGACCTGTCGGCGTACGGGTTCGACGACTACACGCGGATCAAGCACGTGATGACGTCGCTCGACGGCTGA
- a CDS encoding TetR/AcrR family transcriptional regulator gives MSDPRAERTRSRLREALLRECAERPLEEVSVAAVVRRAGVGRATFYVHYPDLEALAVDACAEVVRDAVDALHAWRGVPDPAAPPPALAEFFTRAAANASLYRTLLREGGSGPLGDLLHRELRERSRSERELAGGPAPALIATAVASTFAGLLADWLHGTITAPPDRMSSQTWRLLLALHTTPLE, from the coding sequence ATGAGCGATCCCAGGGCGGAGCGGACCCGGTCCAGACTGCGCGAGGCACTGCTGCGGGAGTGCGCCGAGCGCCCGCTCGAGGAGGTCAGCGTGGCAGCCGTGGTGCGCCGGGCGGGTGTCGGCCGGGCCACGTTCTATGTGCACTACCCCGACCTCGAGGCGCTGGCGGTCGACGCCTGCGCCGAGGTCGTACGGGATGCGGTGGACGCGCTGCACGCGTGGCGGGGTGTACCGGACCCGGCAGCACCGCCGCCGGCCCTGGCGGAGTTCTTCACCAGGGCGGCCGCGAACGCCTCCCTGTACCGGACGTTGCTGCGCGAGGGCGGCAGCGGCCCGCTGGGGGACCTGCTCCACCGTGAACTGCGCGAACGCAGCCGCAGCGAACGCGAGTTGGCGGGCGGCCCCGCCCCCGCCCTGATCGCCACGGCGGTGGCTTCGACGTTCGCGGGCCTGCTGGCGGACTGGCTCCACGGCACGATCACGGCGCCCCCGGACCGGATGTCCTCCCAGACCTGGCGCCTGCTGCTGGCGCTTCACACCACCCCGCTGGAATAG
- a CDS encoding DUF1304 domain-containing protein, which produces MNATAQVLVGLVAALHVYILVLEMFLWQRKPGRKLSGFDAETARATAPLAANQGLYNGFLAAGLIWGLIAAHPTGRQVQLFFLGCVVVAGLYGGFTANRRILVAQALPGALALSAVLLAG; this is translated from the coding sequence ATGAACGCAACAGCCCAAGTACTGGTCGGCCTGGTGGCCGCGCTGCACGTCTACATCCTGGTTCTGGAGATGTTCCTGTGGCAGCGCAAGCCCGGCCGGAAACTCTCCGGCTTCGACGCGGAGACGGCCCGCGCGACCGCGCCGCTCGCCGCCAACCAGGGCCTGTACAACGGGTTCCTGGCCGCGGGCCTGATCTGGGGCCTGATCGCCGCACACCCCACGGGCCGGCAGGTGCAGCTCTTCTTCCTCGGCTGCGTGGTGGTGGCGGGCCTGTACGGGGGCTTCACCGCGAACCGCCGCATCCTGGTGGCTCAGGCCCTTCCCGGTGCACTCGCGCTGAGCGCCGTACTGTTGGCCGGATGA